The window CCAGTGCACTTCATATGGAGAGTGCATAAATTGAGCCAATTTATTCACACAGAAGCTAATGTCTGGACGAGTAAAAGACATGTAATGTAGTTTACCAAGAACTCTCATGTAGCGAGTGGCATCAGTTGGTTCCGCTCCATCATGTAGTTGAGGCACTTCAGTGGCACTCATTGGAGTTTTTGCTGAATTACAGTCCTTTTATGTTTTCGTCAGAGAAGATTTCATTGATGTAGTTGAACTGTGATAAAGTGATTCCTTTGGCAGTTCGGAGCACCTCCACTCCAAGAAAAAAGTTTAGATTCCCAAGATCCTTAATGGAAAAACGCCAAGCAAGACGAGCAATAATCTGATTAACCTCTGAGCTGTGATTCCCTGTAATAATGATATCGTCTACATAAACCAGTGCGTACAAAATGTTATTTGACACTTTGTGAATAAAGAGTGAGGCATTAGATTCTGACTTGACAAACCCCAGATAAAGAAGAAATGTCTTAAGCTCATTGTACCACGCTTGAGGGGCTTGCTTGAGGCCATATATTGCTCTCTTTAGACGACATATGTGAGAGGGAAACTGCTTGTCTACAAAACCTAGAGGTTGGACCATGTAAACTTCTTCTTCTAGACGACCTTGCAAGAACGCGTTGTTAACATCAAGCTGGCGTAGGGGCCAATTCCGCTGGACAACAATAGAGAGAATCAAACGTACAGTAGTTGGTTTGATGACTGGACTGAACTTGGCATGATAGTCAACTCCAGGACGATGTGTAAACCCCTTTGTAACAAGTCGAGCCTTGTAGCGATTGATTGTCCCATCAGCTTTTCTTTTTAACCTGTATAATCATTTGCAAGAAACAATGTTTTTTGTGGGGTCATGTGGTACCAAATCCCATGTCTGATTATTCAATAATGCACCAAATTCATTTTTCATTGCTCTTTGCCACTCTAGGTGTTTGTTTGCATGTTTAAAGTTGGTCGTGGTGATGGAGGAGGATAAGTGAGCCATGAAGTCAAGAATGGTTTTTGATTTGCAAATGTTGTGCTGTGAACGGGTCACAACACGATTTGGAGCAAGAAGAGAAGGTTGTTGAGGTTTTGTAGCTTGAGTAGGGTCGGGGGAGGTTGTAGCAGAAGTGAGGTGGAGGGACGGGCAACGGCGTTTTGGCTAACAGATGACATTGTTTTGTTTTTGCGACTGTATACAATTAGAAAAGCTGATGATTGAGGCAATGGGGGATAAGAGTGGGTGTCACGAAGATCAGTAGGAACAACAAAATTTGTAGGAAGAGAAGAGTTACCTGAACTTGCAGATTCTGTTGGAGCGCAGACAGAGGAAACGGTGTCTTTGAGAGCACTACTGCTATCTAAACTTGGGATAATTATGGGGCTGAGTAATTCGCTGCTTATGGGAGAAGAAAAACTAGGGGATGTTGTCGAGGTAGTGTCAGTTGGGTTTTCCCACGCAAGTTCTTTGCAAattgaagaaatatttaaaaatatattttgaaaaggaaaattattttcaaaaaaaattcatatcacaagataaatatattttagaagatTTCGGATCAAAACATTGGTGACAATGATGAACTAAAGAAAATCCTAAATATACACATGGTGTTGATCGTGgctctaatttattttttgaataaggtTTGAACCAGGGATAACAGAGACACCCAAATTTTTTTAAGGAATTGTAATCCGAATTATGACCAAGCAACATTTGGAAAggtgatttattttgtaaaagtgAGCTTGGCAAGCGATTTATCAGATAAACTGCATGTTGACAAGCAAAAGACCAAAGACTCTATGGAAGTGAAGCTTCATGAAGTAAAGTGTGAGCCGTCTCAATAATATGTCTGTGACGTCTTTCAGCAAGAGCGACTCTTTGAGGGGTGTATGGAGGGGATAAAAGATGTTCAATACCCTAAGATCTTAGGTATGGATCAAGACTTCTATATTCGCCACCACCATCTATATAGATAGAAAGAACTTTTGTATTAAAACGACGTTCAATTAAAGCTTGGAAGTTTTTGAAAAGGTCTGTAACCTCACTTTTATTCTTTAATGTGCAAAGCCAGGTGTATCGGGTATACTGATCCACAAAAATacaatagtataattttttatcaatCGATTAAACTGGAGAAGGACCCCATAAATCACTAAATATTGTTTGAAATGGTTTGGTACTTGACAAACTAAAGTGTTTAAAAGGATGGCATGAGCCTTATTGAGGAACAAGAATTACAAACTGAATTTTTTTCTCGCGAGCAAGGTAGCGAGaatttattcaaaagaaaatttaatattctTGCATTAGGATGACCCAACCGACTATGCCAGGTAGAAGTGGATGTACTGGTGGAGGTCAAATGCACTTGAGGAAAAAATATAGAGGGTAAATTTGGCCACTCATAGAGACCGTCCTTATTCTGACCGTTCACCAACGGGGTCCGCATTTTCAAGTCCTTCACACAAAAATGAAAGGGAAAGAATTCAATAGAGGTTAGGTTTTTTTGCAAAATTTAGAGACAGAGAGTAAATTGCGTTTAATGCTAGGAGCACAGAGAGTGTTAGAGAATTTGAAAGATTTATTCGATGCATTTAATTGAGTTGAACCAATGTGAGTTATTGGTATTTTTTTTACCATCACCAATGGAGACCTGCTCCATCCCATTGTATGGCTACAAATTTTGAGGTTCGGCAGTGATGTGATGAGATGCGCCAGAGTCGAGAATCCAAGGATTTTCTGATGCCCGTAATACTGAAACGTAATTGGCTTTCGCCTCAAAGTGATTGTGAGATTTCGATCAACAAACACTTGCAACATGACCTGATTTGTTGCACAACTGACAACGAACACCATCAGAAGAGTTGTTGATGGTCGAAGATCGTCGTGGATTGGGTGAAGGAAAGTGATTGTTGGTTGTTGCCATTGTTATTGCTGGGGCGACGATTGGTGCGATTGTTCGAAGTACCAGGCTTGTTGGAGGAGGTAGCAGCAGCAACAGTAATCTGATTGGGAACTTTTTTTGACTCTTCATGTCGAAGGAAAAGCTCATGATCCAATAGCTTTTCGTAAAGTTCTTCATAAGTAATAGTGGAGTCACGAGCACGGATTGCAGCAGAGATCTCACGGAACTCTAGACCCAAACCACTGAGGATCTTCACAATAAGTTCAGAGTTGGAGACCAGAGCACCAGCAGTAGAGAGTTCGTCAGAAATAAACCGAATAGTTTGCAAATATTCGGTGACTGGCTGGGATTCTTTGGTCAGACGCATAAGTCGATCACACCGACTGAAAATTCTGGTTTGGGACTTGTTCGCATAGGCAATGTGCAGTACATCCCAAGCAGGCAGGCAGTCTTTGCTGAGGTAGTCGTTGCAATAGTTGTGCCAATTGTTGGATCAACAGATGTCATAAGTGCGTTTTGAATAAGTTGGTCTTATCGAAACCAAAGAGTAAACGCAGGATTGGCACTAGGGACTGTGCGAGATGAGGAAGGTGTCGACCCATCAAGATGACCATAGAGATCATGACCATGCATAAGCATGGAAAATTGCGCCTTCCACATTGCAAAATTGTGGCTGCCAAGTAATTTAATGGGCAATTGGGATGCAGGGTCAAATTGAACAACCATCGAGCTGACGTTGTTGTCAGCATTAACAACTCGAGAAGTGTCTGCCATTTATGGAGGGTGGGTGGGagagaaaatgaaattttactcgTTAGAGTATACTTAGGCTTCTGATACCATATAAAGATGAGTAAAGTATAAAAGCTTCTATTCATTTCATCgacatgtatgtgtatatatatatatatacaagagaatacaaactaaataaggaaagaatCAACTAATAAAGAATTGTGATATTCTCCAAAATAGAAACTAAATCACTATTGGATACTGAGATATGAAAAATCTACTGAGATAGGGAAGATCACTCATGAGATATCTTCCAAGATAGGATGTATGCGCCAATAGTTAGGAGATTTTAGTGCAGTCTTACATAGAACTGATAGACATGGTGGTAACCCTGTCACATGGCTTGAAGTAGAAAATTTTCAGGAATGTGTAGCTGATTGTGATTTAACTAAATTGCCATCAAGAGGACAGAAGTACACCTGGAGTGATAGAAGTAGTGGTGACACAGAATTTAGACACAGTATCTACCCGAGGGAATTAGTGATCACTGCCAGCTAAGGGTGTATTTGCAGAATCAAGTTATAAGGAATGGAagaatatacaacaacaacaacatacccagtgtattcccacatactATATCTACGCATCCCCAATTCACTAATATTATTCAATCTAGCTGTGGCTTAATCAGGAGAGATATAAGATGTGGAGGATAATAAGGAAATTAAAAAGATTGAAGTATGACTTGAAGAAACTGAATTCACAACACTATAGGAATATAGTGACTGATGCTACCTCCAAGATGATCAATCAAATATTGAACTACAGAAGAAACAGAAACTTACATATCACAGATACATACACTTCATACATGGCAGAGTTGTTCTTACATCAGCAAAGCAAAGCAACATGGTTGAAGTTGGTGATGACTGTACTAGATACTTCTTTGTTGTTATCAAACATAAAAGACTAAAGCAGGCTATAACACAAGTCAAAGATGAGCAGGGCAACTGGCTATATTACCAGGCAGTCATAACTAACATCTTTGTTGATTTTTACAGGAAGTTACTTGGTGAAGAATCTGCTAACAGGAGACCAGTTTATGCATATTTCTTTAGTAATGGGCCTTTACTTACAACAGCTCAGGGTCAAGCTTTGCTTATACAGCTCAAGATATAAAGACAACAATGTTCCATATCCAAAGTGCCAAAGAGTCCTGGATATGGAAGTGGCTTTATCAAGGCTGCTTGGGACATAATAGGTATGTAAATCTCTGAGGCTATATTGGATTTTTTTGAGGATAAAAAATTGTTGAGACAATTGAATGCAACAAACATTGCACTGATTCCAAAGGTTGAATGTCCTGAATATGCCAGCCAGTACAAGCCAATAACTTATTGTAATGTTCTTTATAAATGCTTCACCAAGATGATATGCTTGAAATTAAAAGAGGTACTAGCATGTCTTGTAGCAGACAACCAGTCAGCTTTTGTGTAGGAAAGGTCTATGTTACACAATGTCTTAATTTGCTATGACTTATTAAGACATTATAATAGACAAACTTCTCCCAGATGCTTAATGAAGATTGACCTGAGAAAGGCATATGACACGGTTAACTGGAAGTTTGTGCATGACTCTACTTGTATATGAATTTCCAGATAAGTTTATAGAACAAGTTATGGCTTGCATTACCTCACCTAGGTTCACTGTTAAGCTTAATGGTGAAGGGCATGATTATCTTGCTGGGAACAGAGGGTTAAGACAAGGAGATCCCATGTCTCCCCTTTTCTTTGTTCTAGTCATGGAGTATCTTTCTAGAACCTTGAAATGTATGAGTGAGTTGCCAGATTTTCATTATGACCTCATTTACTAGAAGCCCAAACTAACTCATCTAGTTTTTGTTGATGACTTGATGATCATCTGCAAAGGTTAAGTGTCTGCAGTATCTAGAATTATGGAGGCACTGCATCATATTGGAGAGGTGGCAAGGTCGATGGCTAAAATGAACAAATCAAATATATTCATTGCAGGGGTGACTGATAGTGTCAAGAGTCAGATCTTGCAGGAAACTGGTTATACAGAAGGCTCCTTGCCCATAACATATCTTGGACTTCCATTATCTTCCAAGAAGTGGAGCAAGATGGAGTGCAAGTAGCTTGCTGAGAAAATCACTTCTAGTATCACTAAAATATACTCTAAATAGCTGTCCTATACAGGCAGACGGCAGGTTATAACTTCATTTTATTTGTTATTCACAGTTTCTGGGGGTCAATCTTTATCCTTGCCCAAAGTGGGATCAAAGAAGTTGACAAAAGGTGCAGAGAATACTTATAGGTAAGTACAACAGACAAAAGAAAAGACTTCCTTGGTGGCATGGGACAATGTTTGTGTGCCTAAGAAGTGTGGAGGGTTGAACGTAAAAGGTTGTAAGATGTGGAATATGACATCAGTTGGCAAGCAACTGTGGCAGTTGGCTAAGAAACAAGATACGCTTTGGGAGAACTGGAAGCATTGGGTGTACATGAAGGATAATACTGATATATGGAGCCATCATTAACCACAAGATAGCAGCTGATATTGGAGGAATTAAATGCTATTAAGAATGATATGTTATGTTGGTATTCATAAAGAACTTATGTGCTAACAGCAAAAGGGAAATATTCTCTAGGTGCCAGTTATGTTAAGTTGATTGGTGCTCAAAGAAGATTGAGAATAACACGTGGAGTAAGGTGGCACAACCAAGGCATAGATTCATCACTTGGCTAGCAGCTCAAGGCAGACTGTTAAACAAGGACAGACTACAGAAAATGAATGTTCCACTGGATGGCTTGACATGCTGCTTATGTAATACTTGGGCTAGTGAAACTCTTACTCATCTATTTGCTAATTGTGCTTGGACTAAGGTGATCATTAATGCATTGACCAGTGGGCCAGAGTGCAAATTCCAGCTGGCGATGTGCAACAGGTTTTTAATAAAATCAGGAATTAGAATTGGAAGCAATTCAAAAAGTGGTAATCGCTGCACCATGGAGCTCTATGGTCAACCATGTATGGAAGACTAGGAATTGGAGAATTTATCAAGAGAAGCAGTTGAATACACATACTGTAATTACACAGATCAAACAGAGTTTTAAAGTTGGCTAGATATGTTAGACACAGCAAAAAAGGAAGTAGGCGCAGCAGGTTCCTTCAAGTTTTTTTACTTATAATTAGTTGAATATTGAGGCCCACTTGCAGACTTGCTTAACTTTCAAAAGAGAAGTCTTAGAGTAACTGATAAAGTAATTGTCATATGACCATGAAGTTAGGGCTCATGTCTTGAAAACATGCAAAGAAAGACTGCTCACAAcccacccttgtggtggggcccttcctcggATCCTGCACATAgcgagagctttagtgcaccgagttgttctttatttgctttaACTTTCAAGGTTGGTTAGCCATAGGTGCTCTATAGGTATATGATTGTGTTGTTAATGGTAATGTTTACATTTgttaccaaaaaaagaaaaaaaacaaaactaatCACCTTAGCCTTTTGACACTTTAGTTCTTGAATCAGCATGCTACATAAAACTTATACATTTTGCTATTGGAAGAAACAAAAGATGGTCGATGAGTATTCAGATTTCAAGTTGCAACAAGATTAAACAAATTCTAAACTTGAATTGTCTTAGGTAAAACTATCTTGAGAACACAAGACTATGCGACGTGATTTCACTATGCTAAAATCAACCTAATGCAATACTAGGACATTTCAAACACCAGTATATATATCCATATTAGCAGAAGAATGGATAAAAAATGAAGAGAACTCGAAAATAATCTCTCCAACCTCGTATCTTAAAGAGGATTGCAGAAGCCAGCTCATAAAGCTTCTCTTTAATAACAAAATTACGTCAGTTAACAACAGGAGGATCTCTGTACATCAGAAAGTTTCTCCAGCATTAGCTTGAATATGCCTAGGAATTCCACTTCCCTGCATTAAAGATATGTGTTTCGCATCCCACTATGTTTGAAGCAGATAGTTTGAACATCAAACTTTCACTGGACTGATTCATCATCAGATGAATCCGAATCAGCTGACATCCTAACATCGTCTGCAACAGTTGTGTCCTGCAGGAACATCAGATAATATTGATTGCAAAGAGGGAGATTATCCTTACCGCATTGAGATCCAATCACTAGGATTGTTAACTTAATAAGGATTTTAAAGTTTTGAGTCTAGGGGAACACTTCACTATATATTAATATGTTGGAACCCCCCCTTTTAATACAATAACATAATGATTGATAAAGACTGGCTTCTGCTATGTCATGTCAAATTTACAATCATGGTGTCTAGGTAAATTCAGAATTTTAGGAGTATGTTATCCTTACCGGATTCTTATCCCAGTCCTTTAACTTGGGATTAGTCAGCATGTAATTATCACTTAGAGGAGCCCATGAGGGACCTTCATCATTCAAAGAATTGGATGCACCAGCCTGCATGAAATTAAACTACAGAATTCAGGGAAAACGGCAGCAGCCTGAATGAAAATGACTGGCATGCATGTGTGACTCTTGAAAATGTTCTTTTTTTGGACAAGCGCTAGAAAAATATCAAGTATACACAACTTGAGCTGCAGCATGA of the Capsicum annuum cultivar UCD-10X-F1 chromosome 11, UCD10Xv1.1, whole genome shotgun sequence genome contains:
- the LOC107848583 gene encoding uncharacterized protein LOC107848583, translated to MGGGKSATTNDESTKYAGASNSLNDEGPSWAPLSDNYMLTNPKLKDWDKNPDTTVADDVRMSADSDSSDDESVQ